GTATCTTCAGCGCCTCCAGTTGGATTACGTTTGCTGCCACACCCGCTAAGCATAAACAGGCAAAATACTACAATTACTAAGCAGATATTTCTCATAAGTTTTTTCTCAAAATGTATTTTCCCAAAGGATCATACTCCAGATTTACCAGTTCACCAGATCGGATGAGGGGCAAGTTGCTATTGATCTGAGTGTGTTCAATCAATGCTATGGAAAACTCTCTACTACCCAAAGATGCGATAGTTAAACTTATTCCATTTATAGCAATAGAGCCTTGCGGAATAAGCAGTTGTCTATCCTGGTGATGTAGCTCGTAATGATAGTAGAATGTATTACCATGCTGTTCTTTGCGCAAAAACTTTGCAGTTCTGTCCACATGACCCAGCACCCAATGTCCATCTAAGCGGTCACCCAGCTTCAAAGCGCGCTCAAGATTTAGAATTGTATCGTTTCGCCAAGTTTGAGCATTGCTTTTTTGTAGCGTTTCGTGCATTACTTGGACTGTAAATGAATCTAAATCCAATTCTAACACAGTTAAACAGATGCCATTACAGGCTATGGAAGAGCCGGGTTTTATGTCATTGAACAAATCTGGACGTTTGATTTGAAAATATTTGCTACCATTATCGGTTCTAATAGAGATGATTTTTGCTGTACTTTCAATAATTCCCGTGAACATAACTATACGCTGTAACGCCTTGCCCAAGCGCTTCTTAGGGTGTTGCTGCTACTGTACTCTAAATCGCCGCCAAAAGGTATACCGGTTGAAAGCCGGGTAATACTGATTTCTCGCTTTTTGAATATCTCCCAGATATAGTGAATAGTAGCTTCTCCTTCTGCCGATGGTTTGAGGGCAAGAATTATTTCTTTAGGTTTTACTTCCTCTACACGGCGAGATAGTTCTTCGGAATGAATTTCACGAGGTCCAAAGCCATCGATTGGTGAAAGCAAATGCCCTAAAACAAAGTATAAACCTCGATATTCATTCATTCGTTCGATAATCGGTATATCGGAACTGTGTTCTACAATACAAATCTTATCGAGGTTTCGATCTGGAGACGAACAGATTGGGCAGGGATCACTTTCGGAAAGCATCAGACATCGTGAACAGGGTTTGAATGTTTCCACTGCAGTTTTGATATTTTCTGCTAGCTCCAAAGCAAAGACCTTATCTCCCCCTAACAAGTGCCAGGAAAGACGCTCTGCGGTCTTTTTGCCAATTCCGGGAAAACGGGATAGGCTTTCGATGAGTTTTTCCAGAATATCGCTATTATACATTTATTCTTAGAATAATCCGGGAATCTTCATGCCACCGGTGAGTTTTCCCATTATATCGTTACTTGCTTCTGCCACCTGTTTATGAGCCTCCTGAAGGGCTGCCAAGATGAGATCTTCTAAC
Above is a genomic segment from Candidatus Cloacimonadota bacterium containing:
- a CDS encoding riboflavin synthase, yielding MFTGIIESTAKIISIRTDNGSKYFQIKRPDLFNDIKPGSSIACNGICLTVLELDLDSFTVQVMHETLQKSNAQTWRNDTILNLERALKLGDRLDGHWVLGHVDRTAKFLRKEQHGNTFYYHYELHHQDRQLLIPQGSIAINGISLTIASLGSREFSIALIEHTQINSNLPLIRSGELVNLEYDPLGKYILRKNL
- the recR gene encoding recombination mediator RecR, with protein sequence MYNSDILEKLIESLSRFPGIGKKTAERLSWHLLGGDKVFALELAENIKTAVETFKPCSRCLMLSESDPCPICSSPDRNLDKICIVEHSSDIPIIERMNEYRGLYFVLGHLLSPIDGFGPREIHSEELSRRVEEVKPKEIILALKPSAEGEATIHYIWEIFKKREISITRLSTGIPFGGDLEYSSSNTLRSAWARRYSV